The following are encoded together in the Bacillus sp. V2I10 genome:
- the opuFB gene encoding osmoprotectant update ABC transporter permease/substrate-binding subunit OpuFB (The ABC transporter OpuF is widely distributed in Bacillus species other than B. subtilis. OpuFA is the ATP-binding subunit, while OpuFB is a fusion of permease and substrate-binding subunits.) → MNAFIDVFKDRQGELLSALFEHIQISFIALLLAVIISIPLGIYLTRKAKAAEGVIGISAVLQTIPSLALLGLLIPLVGIGVIPAIIALVIYALLPILRNTYTGIKEVDPSLIEAARAMGMNNSKRLFKVELPLALPVIMAGIRTAMVLIVGTTTLAALIGAGGLGKLILLGIDRNDNMLILLGAIPAALLAILFDVLLRLVEKTSARRSMKAVGLAGLIAVLIVAVPLVFGTGKKDIVIAGKLGSEPEILINMYKLLIEQETDLEVEVKPGLGKTSFVFNALKSGDIDIYPEFTGTAITTFLKEEAVSTNRNEVYEQAKKGMMEEFDMAYLEPMKFNNTYTLAVPKEAAEQFGLEKMSDLKQVAGNMKAGFTLEFSDREDGYKGIQKLYETTFPNLKTMEPKLRYEAIQSGEINLIDAYSTDSELQQYNLTVLEDDKNLFPPYQGAPLLKKETLEEHPEIEDALNNLAGKITDDEMRDMNYQVNVEGKQASEAAKEYLQKEGLLKK, encoded by the coding sequence ATGAATGCATTCATTGATGTTTTTAAAGATAGACAAGGCGAGCTATTATCTGCTTTGTTTGAACATATCCAAATTTCGTTTATAGCTCTTTTGCTTGCTGTCATCATATCTATTCCCCTCGGCATTTATTTAACAAGAAAAGCCAAAGCTGCAGAAGGTGTCATTGGAATCTCAGCAGTGCTTCAAACCATACCTTCCCTTGCATTGCTTGGGTTGCTGATACCGCTTGTCGGAATTGGAGTCATACCAGCAATTATTGCCTTGGTTATTTATGCACTGCTCCCAATTCTGAGAAATACATACACGGGAATTAAAGAGGTTGATCCTTCCTTAATTGAAGCGGCAAGAGCGATGGGAATGAACAATTCCAAGCGTCTGTTTAAAGTGGAGCTGCCTCTTGCCCTCCCGGTAATTATGGCCGGAATCCGGACAGCGATGGTGCTGATCGTAGGAACGACAACACTTGCAGCTCTAATTGGCGCAGGGGGATTAGGGAAACTGATTCTTCTTGGCATCGACCGCAACGATAACATGCTGATTTTACTTGGAGCAATTCCAGCAGCCCTTCTTGCAATCTTGTTTGATGTTCTCCTTCGTTTAGTTGAAAAAACATCAGCGAGGAGATCAATGAAAGCAGTTGGTCTTGCAGGATTAATCGCAGTCTTAATTGTTGCTGTGCCGCTTGTATTTGGGACAGGGAAAAAAGATATCGTCATCGCCGGCAAACTTGGATCTGAGCCTGAAATTTTAATCAATATGTATAAGCTGCTGATTGAGCAGGAGACAGATTTAGAAGTGGAAGTTAAACCTGGTCTCGGAAAAACCTCTTTTGTTTTCAATGCGCTAAAATCAGGAGATATTGATATTTACCCGGAATTCACTGGTACCGCCATTACTACATTTTTAAAAGAGGAAGCTGTAAGCACCAATCGAAACGAAGTGTATGAGCAGGCCAAAAAAGGTATGATGGAAGAATTTGATATGGCCTACCTTGAGCCGATGAAATTTAACAACACGTACACTCTAGCCGTACCCAAGGAAGCAGCTGAACAATTTGGCCTTGAAAAAATGTCAGATTTAAAACAAGTGGCAGGCAATATGAAGGCTGGGTTTACACTTGAGTTTTCTGATCGTGAGGACGGATATAAAGGTATCCAAAAGCTTTATGAAACAACCTTTCCAAACTTAAAAACGATGGAGCCAAAGCTGCGTTACGAAGCCATTCAGTCTGGTGAAATCAATTTAATTGATGCATATTCAACAGACAGTGAGCTGCAGCAATACAACTTAACAGTTTTAGAAGATGATAAAAACTTATTCCCGCCTTATCAGGGTGCGCCGTTATTGAAAAAAGAAACGCTTGAAGAGCATCCGGAGATTGAGGACGCGCTAAATAATCTCGCAGGAAAAATTACGGACGATGAAATGCGGGATATGAATTATCAGGTAAATGTTGAAGGAAAGCAAGCTTCAGAAGCGGCGAAAGAGTACCTTCAAAAAGAAGGCCTGCTGAAAAAATAG
- a CDS encoding ABC transporter ATP-binding protein codes for MIRFENVSKVYKDGTKAVNALDLTIEKGEFFIFIGPSGCGKTTTMKMINRLIDATAGTVYIDGKNVHDYDIHELRWNIGYVLQQIALFPHMTIEENIAIVPELRKWDADKIRKRTDELLEMVGLEPETYRTRKPSELSGGQQQRIGVIRALAADPDIILMDEPFSALDPISRVKLQQDMIDLQKRIHKTIVFVTHDMQEALALGDRICVMKDGEAIQVDTPEAIIANPANEFVKEFIGHRAVTNVLEGSIEGFVRPPQETDSLKVPLSYSADIKEALARLGEEDIIPIERDGQIIGTITRESAVQFLSGRTEERG; via the coding sequence ATGATCCGCTTTGAGAACGTATCTAAGGTATATAAGGATGGTACAAAAGCCGTTAATGCCTTGGATTTAACCATAGAAAAAGGGGAGTTTTTTATTTTTATCGGGCCTTCAGGCTGCGGAAAAACAACAACAATGAAAATGATTAACCGTCTGATAGATGCAACGGCTGGAACTGTTTACATAGACGGAAAAAATGTTCATGACTACGACATTCATGAACTCCGCTGGAATATTGGGTATGTGCTGCAGCAGATTGCTCTGTTTCCGCATATGACGATTGAAGAAAATATCGCGATCGTTCCTGAGCTTAGAAAATGGGACGCTGACAAAATCCGCAAGCGGACAGATGAGCTTCTTGAAATGGTAGGTCTTGAACCTGAAACATATCGAACACGGAAACCGAGCGAATTATCTGGCGGTCAGCAGCAGAGAATCGGAGTCATCAGGGCGCTTGCTGCTGATCCTGATATCATTCTCATGGACGAGCCATTCAGCGCGCTAGATCCAATCAGCCGCGTAAAACTGCAGCAGGATATGATTGATCTGCAAAAGCGGATTCATAAAACGATTGTATTTGTCACACATGATATGCAGGAGGCCCTGGCTTTAGGAGACCGCATTTGTGTGATGAAGGATGGAGAGGCCATTCAGGTTGATACACCTGAAGCCATTATTGCGAATCCTGCTAATGAGTTCGTTAAGGAGTTTATAGGTCATCGTGCCGTGACAAATGTTCTAGAGGGTTCGATTGAAGGGTTTGTTCGTCCTCCTCAGGAAACAGATTCCCTGAAAGTCCCGTTGTCTTATTCGGCAGATATCAAGGAGGCCCTGGCTCGATTAGGAGAAGAAGATATAATTCCAATTGAACGGGATGGACAGATTATCGGAACCATTACACGAGAGTCGGCCGTACAGTTTCTATCGGGGCGAACGGAAGAAAGAGGTTAA
- a CDS encoding alpha/beta family hydrolase, producing the protein MKIKTDSVTGFKDANIPYTLLSKNSNTKSLAIMLPGLGYTAQGPLFHYSTGVFLNKNADVLRINYQYNSAFYESFTNEEIDEALKRDVRNVIDTVLSAHTYSDFYLIGKSLGTIALASELSRTAFFDAKVIWLTPLLNREDVFRSIVKSKKRGLCMIGDKDPYYKEDRFQQLKENPVLHSVLIPEANHSLELDGDPVGSVDILKEVMAKIEAF; encoded by the coding sequence ATGAAGATCAAAACAGATTCTGTAACCGGATTTAAGGATGCTAACATTCCATATACGCTTCTCAGCAAAAATTCTAACACAAAAAGCCTTGCCATTATGCTTCCAGGCTTAGGCTATACAGCCCAGGGTCCTCTTTTTCATTATTCAACAGGCGTATTCTTAAACAAGAATGCTGACGTGCTCCGCATCAATTATCAATACAATTCAGCATTCTATGAATCTTTTACAAATGAAGAAATCGATGAGGCTTTAAAAAGAGATGTAAGAAACGTAATCGACACTGTCTTAAGCGCACATACTTACAGTGATTTTTATCTAATAGGAAAATCGCTCGGAACCATTGCATTAGCTTCAGAGCTCAGCAGAACAGCTTTTTTCGATGCGAAAGTAATTTGGTTAACACCGCTGTTAAATAGAGAAGATGTTTTTAGGTCGATCGTAAAGAGCAAAAAACGAGGATTGTGCATGATTGGCGATAAGGATCCTTATTATAAGGAAGATAGATTTCAGCAGCTGAAGGAAAACCCTGTTCTTCACTCCGTCCTTATTCCTGAGGCGAATCATAGTTTAGAATTGGATGGTGATCCTGTGGGTTCCGTGGATATATTAAAAGAAGTGATGGCGAAGATTGAGGCATTTTAA